In Ochotona princeps isolate mOchPri1 chromosome 21, mOchPri1.hap1, whole genome shotgun sequence, a single genomic region encodes these proteins:
- the GHRL gene encoding appetite-regulating hormone codes for MLSARTTCSLLLLSLLWVDMAMAGSSFLSPEHQKAQRKEAKKPPAKLQPRALGGQDDGAEDELQIRFSAPFDVGIQLSGAQYQQHGQALSKILQDILREETKETSADQ; via the exons ATGCTCTCCGCACGGACCACCTGCAGCCTGCTGCTCCTCAGCCTGCTCTGGGTGGACATGGCCATGGCCGGCTCCAGCTTTCTGAGCCCCGAGCACCAGAAAGCACAG AGGAAGGAGGCCAAAAAGCCGCCAGCCAAGCTGCAGCCCCGAGCGCTGGGAGGCCAGGACGACGGGGCAGAGGACGAGCTGCAGATCCGG tTCAGCGCCCCCTTTGATGTGGGTATCCAGCTGTCCGGGGCTCAGTACCAGCAGCATGGCCAGGCACTGAGCAAGATCCTGCAGGACATCCTTCGAGAAGAGACCAAAG AGACCTCAGCTGACCAGTGA